The Urbifossiella limnaea nucleotide sequence GAACCGGCCGAAGCGGCTGCCCGTGGTGCTGACGCGGCCCGAGGTGGCTCGGGTGCTGGGCGTGATGGCCGACCCGTACCGCCTCATGGCCGAACTGATGTACGGGAGCGGGCTCCGGCTGCTGGAGGTGCTGCGGCTGCGGGTGAAGGACGTGGACCTGGACCGGTCGGAGGTTGTGGTACGAGAGGGTAAGGGGAACAAGGACCGGGTGACGATGCTCCCGGCCGCCGTGCGGCCGCGGGTGGTGGCCCAGCTGGCGGAGGCGCGGCGGGTTCACGAGGCCGATCTGGCCGCGGGCTGCGGCCGGGTGTACCTGCCCGACGCGCTGGCCCGTAAACTTCCCGACGCCGACCGGGAATTCAAGTGGCAGTACGTTTTTCCCTCGGCTAAGCTGTCGATTGACCCCCGGTCTGGTGCCGAACGCCGGCACCACGCGCACGAGTCGGCGATTTCGCGGGCGGTGACGGAGGCGGTGCGAGCAGCGGGGCTCGCGAAGCGGGCGACCAGCCACAGCTTCCGGCACAGTTTCGCGACGCACCTTTTGGAAGCGGGTTACGACATCCGGACGGTGCAGGAATTACTCGGCCACGCGGACGTGGCGACGACAATGATCTACACGCACGTGCTGAACAAGGGCGGCCACGGGGTGACGAGCCCGCTCGATGCGGAGTGAGGACCGTCGGTGTGCGTTAGTGGGATAGGTTGCGGTGGCGTCGATCTGACCGTCGCCCATAACCATTGAAGCGGAATTGGGATAAGTCCCGCGGGCCTTTCCCGGGGGCGGCATGTGATAGATTGAATTTTAGCAATCTAATCAGTGGTTCGGCCTCGGAGGGCGGGGATGGATGACGCCCTGGAAACCCGACGGGCCGCGGCGCTGGCAGCCAGTGAAGCCGGGAGGCTCGCCGAGGAGTACCGGCTCTGGCTGCCGCTGGCCGAGGCCGGTGACCCGCAAGCCCAAGGGGCCGTCGGCTCGCTACTCGCATACGGTCTGCACCGGGTCGAACGCCTCGACCAACTCAGTGCCACCGACGGCCCGGCAGCCGATGAGGCAACGGCGCTCGCGGACCAAGCCGCCGGGGCGCGATACCTGGAGGCCGCATCGGCGGCCGGCTTCGGACCGGCCTCATTCAACCTCGCCGGGCTGTACGTTGACGGGTACGGCGGGGGGCCGTGGGAAGACCGCAAGGCCCATGCGGCCGAGCTGTACGCTCTCGCCTACGCGCAGGGGTTCACCGCGTTCGGGTGGTTGATGCAGGGCGAGGGGCCGGGGCAGCCATACCTGGATGTCATGGAGCGGCACATGGCGGGCGAGCAGCCCGACCCCCCGGAGTGGTGGAGGGCCGAACCCGGCGCTGCAGCAGACGGCCCCCGACTATAGGTTTTTCGTGACCACAGCTGGCACGGGCGGGGGCCGCTGCTGAGCTTTATGACTATGAAGCCGCGGTCCTGTCAACTCAAGCGGGCCGGTTTTTCCAGGGTGTTTTTGCCTTTCCGGTCGCTGACCCGCGGTTGAGGGTCGAGCGAGGCAAACACTACCCCGTCCCCGCCGGCCGCGGGGGCTCTCCACGTCAGTCGGTCGGGGGTCGCCGTCGGGTCGCACTCGACTATTCGGGCTGCGGTCCGGGTCGCGCCGGGGCGCCGAGGGACCGGCCCACCAACTGGTATCCGCCGCGCCGCCCATTCGTTCGGCCACCACTCCGGCGGGTCACCCCGCCTCGGGTACACAAAGCTGCGGGCTGGCACGACTGGGTCCCGTTGGCTCTCCCCCCACCATCACGGGCGAGGTCTCACGTCACGTCCGAGGGCTCACGCCGCCGCCGTCAGGCGGCCGTCGCGGCCGGTGCCGGGTCGGGGTCGGCCCGCCACGGCTGGTTGTCCCGGAGCATGGCCCAGCACCGCACCAGCACCCGCCGCGCGAGGGCGACGACCGCCTGCTTCCGCCGCGCCTTGCCGCGACTCAGCCGGTCGAACACCGCCCGCGCCCACCGGTTGTACCGGAGCATGCACCACGCGCACTGCACCAGCAGCTTCCGCAGCACCGCCGGCCCTCGCTTGGTGATCCGGCCGCGGCGGTCGTCCTCGCCCGACTGGAACTGCCGCGGGACGAGCCCGCCGTACGCCCCGACCTGCCGGCCGTTCCGGAACCGCGTCGGGTCGTCGAGGTGGGCGACCACCGCCTCGGCCGTCCGCGGGCCGAGACCGGGGACGGTGTCGAGCAGCCGGACCCGGGCGTCCGCCTGCCCGATCGCGTCGAGCTTGGCCTCGGCGACCGCGACCAGTTCGTCGGCCTGGCGGTAGGCCGTCAGGGCCAGGTCGAGCATCCCCCGCCACAGGTCGTCCGCCCCGCACTCGGCGAGCGGCCGGGCGTGCTCGGCGATCCCCGCGAGCCCGGCCGCGGTCCACGCGCGGGCGCCGCGCGGGGCCGGCAGCCCCTGGCCGACGAGGACCGCCCGGATGCGGTTCTGGGCGGCGACGCGCTGGGTCACGAGCGCCTGGCGGTGGGCGATCAAGGCCCGCCACTCCCGCACCCGCTTCTGCGGGACGACCACCGTCGGGAGCTGGCCGAGCGCCTCCAGCTGGGCCAGCCGCAGCGCGTCGTCCCGGTCCGTCTTGCGCTTCGTGTGCTTGTACTTCCACGCCTCGGCCGCGGTGTTGGCGACCTTGACCGGGACGCCGAGCTCGCCGCACAGGTCGGCCACCCACCCGGCGAGGGTACACGCCTCGATCACGACGACCGACGGGCTCGTGCCCCGGATGAGCCGCTCGACCTCGGCCCGGGAGGTGGTGGTCGTGCGGAACTCGGCGGCGGCGGTCACCTTGTCGTAGGTGCACGACACGCACTTGTACTTCCCCAGGTCGATGGCGAGAATCGTGGTGCCGGTCATGATGCGCTCCTCGGGGTGAAGGGGGCGACTACCCCCACGGTACACCGCGGCTTGCATCAGTTCTTTCGTTCGGCGGCGGAGGGCGCTCGACGGATGCTCGCTGTTGAACTGGAGGTGATCGTCTACCCCGGCGCGGGCACCGGCTGGCACCGCGAGGTTACCGCAGCGCCGACGTGGCCGCAGATCGAGGCGGCCGTCAGGAGGCTCGACCGTGCCGAGTACCCGTTCCTAAACATCGTCCTACCCCGGGCCGAGCGGGAAGCCGACCTGTGGGTGCTGAACGTGATTGGCGGCCAAGGCGAGTACGGGCTGTCGGGCAACGACGGCCGGTGGCGAGAGCGGTGGCGGTTTCGTGATCCCACTCGGCCGTGCGGTCAGGACTTGATCGACATCTGGATCACCGACCAAGGGGCGTCGTTCGAGGAGGCGTACCTCTGCAACGACTTGGCCGTCGTCCTCCGCGTGTGCCGGCACTTCGCGGAGACGGGCCAGCTTGACGAGGGCGTGGCCTGGGAGCGATGGCCCGCCGAACCTGGCGCTGCAGCAGACGGCCCCCGCCTGTAGGTTTCTCGTGGCCACAGCTCGCACAGGCGGGGGCCGCTGCTGAGCTAATTGTTCCGCGAGGGAAGGAAGGCATGGCCGACGCAACGGCGCCGCTGTGGCCGAACACCACCGACGCGTTCTTCCGCAAGCGCGACCTCCGACACGTCCGCCAGGTCGGGCTCACATGCGTCGCGACCGGCCTGGCGATCGCGGCCGGGACCGACGCGTGCGACATCGCCGGGTCGGTGAACACCCAGGACCCGGTGTCGTGGTCCGCCACCCTCGGCCGGTTCGGGATGAAGCTGGCGTACCTCCCCACCGACGTCCGCAAGCTCCGCTACTACATCCGCGAACTCGTCAAGCTCGACGACCTGTTCGTCGTCGGCATCTACACCCCGTTCGACCCGGCCGCGATCCTCGCCGACCCGCAGCCGGACGGGTGGGTGTGCGGGTCGCACCTGGTGGTGCTGCACCGCGACCGGATTTACGACCCCCTCCGCGAGGCGGCGACGGACGCCCTGGAGTACGACCGCCTGGACTGCCACACGAAGCGCGTCTTCCGGGTCGTCCCGGTCCGTCACCCCCGGGGGCTGTGACGCGACCCGGCCGGCGGGTATTGCGTCCACGGCACCCACCCCCACCTCCGCTGAATGGATAAATCCCGGCCCGGGTCGAGAAATCGCCCGAATCCCCGCGCACGCCCCCGGTTCGTGTCCTACACTCGTTACAAGCCCGTCATTCGTTCCCGTCGCCCGATCCCCCCGCCGCGCAGGTTTCCCCTTCCGCGCCGCGGGCACCACGTCCATTCTCCGACGCAGGAGCGCGCATGTCCGTGTTCACCCGGCCCCGCCTCGCCCTCGAAGGCCTCGAATCCCGCGAGGTGCCCGACGCCGCCCAGGTGTGGGCCGTCGCCGGCGGCACCTACGACCTCGCCCAGACGTTCAACCTCCACAGCAACCCCACCGCCAACCACACCGTCTTCCTCGACTTCGACGGCCACACCACCGGCGACGTGACGGGCACCAACTGGGACAACCTCACCAGCCCCGCGTACGACCCCGCCAACAACGGCGCCGCCTTCAGCGACGCCGAGAAGCAGACCATGCAGAAGATCTGGGCGCGCGTGTCGGAAGACTTCGCCCCCTTCAACATCAACGTGACCACCGAGCAGCCGGCCAACCTCGAAGACCTGCGGAAGTTCGGCACCGG carries:
- a CDS encoding IS110 family RNA-guided transposase, with protein sequence MTGTTILAIDLGKYKCVSCTYDKVTAAAEFRTTTTSRAEVERLIRGTSPSVVVIEACTLAGWVADLCGELGVPVKVANTAAEAWKYKHTKRKTDRDDALRLAQLEALGQLPTVVVPQKRVREWRALIAHRQALVTQRVAAQNRIRAVLVGQGLPAPRGARAWTAAGLAGIAEHARPLAECGADDLWRGMLDLALTAYRQADELVAVAEAKLDAIGQADARVRLLDTVPGLGPRTAEAVVAHLDDPTRFRNGRQVGAYGGLVPRQFQSGEDDRRGRITKRGPAVLRKLLVQCAWCMLRYNRWARAVFDRLSRGKARRKQAVVALARRVLVRCWAMLRDNQPWRADPDPAPAATAA
- a CDS encoding integron integrase; the protein is MSHPPAPPPPRLLDQVRHACRLRHYSIRTEDAYHDWAKRFVLFHGKRHPREMGAAEVTAFLTHLAVDGGVSASTQNQAFSALLFLYQAVLGADPGVISGVVRANRPKRLPVVLTRPEVARVLGVMADPYRLMAELMYGSGLRLLEVLRLRVKDVDLDRSEVVVREGKGNKDRVTMLPAAVRPRVVAQLAEARRVHEADLAAGCGRVYLPDALARKLPDADREFKWQYVFPSAKLSIDPRSGAERRHHAHESAISRAVTEAVRAAGLAKRATSHSFRHSFATHLLEAGYDIRTVQELLGHADVATTMIYTHVLNKGGHGVTSPLDAE